Proteins from a single region of Mucilaginibacter daejeonensis:
- a CDS encoding aspartyl protease family protein: MKPLSKHISKSLLFILLLLGSTARAQLPFEVNESGHILIKAKINGVEGKFIFDTGAGLNAIFTNFSHKISNQRTPNFFVGHRATGEELNLDLYNATAFEVNGQPYEGQQYAIVDLQFGDIDGIISLQPFRNTTVTIDRIHKQLFFNRSTRGQKNIDIQVSDIAGKAIDIFTYVQLNDSLRIQVMLDSGAGKSSYWFSSKFMEPLSLDKKHLKAVPVKSDFNKQNNYYVGKLSKLNTAGNLRSIENFDMAFVDGLIYEGKTSIDWLGQVITIDLAKKKIFIAK, encoded by the coding sequence ATGAAGCCCCTATCAAAACATATCTCCAAAAGCCTTTTATTCATCTTACTTTTGCTCGGTTCGACGGCACGTGCACAGCTACCTTTCGAGGTGAATGAAAGCGGGCATATCCTGATCAAAGCCAAGATCAACGGCGTAGAAGGTAAGTTCATTTTTGATACCGGCGCTGGGCTCAATGCCATCTTCACCAACTTTTCGCACAAGATCAGCAACCAGCGAACACCCAATTTTTTTGTTGGACACCGTGCCACGGGCGAAGAGCTGAACCTGGATCTTTACAACGCTACGGCGTTCGAGGTAAATGGTCAACCATACGAGGGTCAGCAGTATGCTATCGTTGATCTGCAGTTCGGTGATATCGATGGCATCATTTCCTTGCAGCCTTTCCGCAACACCACCGTAACCATCGACCGTATCCATAAGCAGCTATTCTTCAACCGATCAACAAGGGGTCAAAAGAACATTGATATCCAGGTATCTGACATTGCCGGGAAAGCGATCGACATCTTCACTTACGTGCAACTCAACGACTCGTTAAGGATCCAGGTCATGCTGGATAGCGGCGCGGGTAAGAGCTCCTATTGGTTCAGCTCGAAATTCATGGAACCCTTGTCGTTAGATAAAAAACATCTCAAGGCCGTCCCGGTGAAGAGTGACTTCAACAAACAGAACAATTATTACGTAGGCAAGCTATCAAAGCTGAACACGGCCGGAAATCTACGCTCGATCGAGAACTTCGACATGGCCTTTGTGGACGGACTGATCTACGAGGGCAAGACCAGCATCGACTGGCTGGGCCAGGTGATCACCATCGACCTCGCCAAGAAGAAGATCTTCATAGCGAAGTAA
- the prfH gene encoding peptide chain release factor H, producing the protein MIIQITSGKGPAECCRVVARVQELMLQQASKQGIALRVLENRTGEHRDTLLSATLSAEGDDLQNFISEWAGTVQWIAQSPYRKHHKRKNWFVGVAAFDVQELQQWDLKDVKLETCRSAGPGGQNVNKVETAVRGTHLPSGLQVMAMDSRSQLENKKLCLARLEAKVMVWRTEQLMEQQQSQWQEHNMLERGGPVKTIKAELL; encoded by the coding sequence ATGATCATACAGATCACATCTGGCAAAGGCCCCGCCGAATGTTGCCGCGTGGTAGCCCGTGTGCAAGAGCTGATGCTACAACAGGCATCGAAACAAGGCATCGCCCTCAGAGTACTGGAAAACAGAACGGGTGAACATAGAGACACCTTGTTATCAGCTACGCTAAGTGCCGAGGGCGATGACCTGCAAAACTTCATTAGCGAGTGGGCTGGCACCGTGCAATGGATAGCACAAAGCCCTTACCGCAAGCATCACAAACGTAAGAACTGGTTCGTGGGTGTGGCTGCTTTTGATGTGCAGGAGCTACAGCAGTGGGACCTGAAAGACGTTAAGCTGGAAACCTGCCGGTCGGCGGGCCCGGGCGGCCAAAATGTGAACAAAGTGGAAACGGCGGTACGCGGAACACACCTTCCATCAGGCTTACAGGTGATGGCTATGGACAGCCGCTCACAGTTGGAGAACAAGAAGCTTTGCCTGGCCAGGCTTGAAGCAAAGGTGATGGTTTGGCGCACCGAGCAACTCATGGAACAGCAGCAAAGCCAATGGCAGGAGCACAACATGCTCGAACGTGGCGGCCCTGTCAAGACCATCAAAGCCGAACTACTTTGA
- a CDS encoding retroviral-like aspartic protease family protein, translated as MRYLSALALSISCFYGTAQTKLPVVKANSNQARIYEQHGAVSNWGINPKLKLDVHSTGKLTKPIRVRFVTDVDSIAFKIAPGQHRDLIVLLNGKDSCLTRIEAPGLKDLSRSAIVVHDTIPFLLNAYNTNYVPIVINGTDSLLLNFDTGATEVCIINESLEKKVRSKPELYSRPYGIQVGKQIYQSKLYDIRQAGHGVDGLLGWNLFDGMIVELDYDQHRMIVHSKMPEHILHDKGYQRFELIFIKNKPFIESEISQNGVKSKSLFFFDTGYQRALMLDNDALTAARFPAEKMPVIKKMIMHGTRGNEVPVITADLERLKIGKYDIPNVPAQIMTQGKPMPGINVHYLGSDLLKRFNTVIDLQKNVIYLKPNQLYQVPYADQKSKT; from the coding sequence ATGAGATACCTATCAGCCTTAGCATTATCGATCAGCTGCTTTTATGGCACCGCACAAACCAAATTACCAGTGGTCAAAGCAAACTCTAACCAAGCCAGGATATACGAGCAGCATGGTGCGGTATCTAATTGGGGCATCAACCCAAAGCTAAAGCTGGATGTACATTCGACGGGTAAGCTGACCAAGCCCATACGGGTCAGGTTCGTCACCGATGTGGATTCTATCGCTTTTAAGATCGCGCCAGGCCAGCATCGTGATCTGATCGTGCTGCTGAACGGCAAGGATTCGTGCCTTACCCGCATCGAGGCGCCCGGACTCAAGGACCTGAGCCGGTCGGCCATCGTTGTTCATGATACCATTCCTTTTTTGCTGAACGCTTACAACACCAATTATGTGCCGATAGTAATCAACGGTACCGACTCCTTGTTGTTGAACTTTGATACCGGAGCGACAGAGGTATGTATCATTAACGAGAGCCTGGAAAAAAAGGTAAGGTCGAAACCGGAGTTGTACAGCCGACCTTATGGTATTCAAGTAGGTAAGCAGATCTACCAAAGCAAGCTATACGACATCAGGCAGGCCGGCCATGGCGTGGATGGCTTGTTAGGTTGGAACTTATTTGATGGGATGATCGTGGAACTGGATTATGACCAACATCGCATGATCGTTCACTCCAAAATGCCTGAGCACATCTTACATGATAAAGGCTACCAAAGATTCGAGCTCATCTTTATCAAGAACAAACCATTCATAGAAAGCGAGATATCACAAAACGGCGTCAAAAGTAAAAGCTTGTTCTTTTTTGACACCGGTTACCAGCGCGCCCTCATGTTAGATAATGATGCCTTGACCGCTGCACGGTTCCCGGCCGAGAAAATGCCGGTGATCAAAAAGATGATCATGCATGGCACCAGAGGTAACGAAGTGCCCGTGATCACCGCTGATCTGGAGCGCCTTAAGATCGGGAAATATGATATACCTAATGTACCTGCCCAGATCATGACCCAGGGCAAGCCCATGCCCGGCATTAATGTTCACTACTTAGGAAGCGATTTGTTGAAACGATTCAACACCGTGATCGATCTGCAAAAGAACGTGATCTACCTTAAGCCGAACCAGCTTTACCAGGTGCCTTACGCAGATCAAAAAAGTAAGACCTGA
- a CDS encoding RtcB family protein encodes MGNLRTKDLDKIGYHNDQLRSLVINIASKNFKHYSNEQLLDLLVQIKNDPEAFLDNELTARIAEKIMGKVDKPSFTAYELRKEPVYCKTYGGKGIEAATKQQMELANLLPVSVQGALMPDAHMGFGLPIGGVLATLNAVIPYAVGMDIGCRMALSIIDEGSAYLERYQYQIKQALKDHTHFGMEGGLSVRQEHEVLDSPVFSQIPFLKPLRGKAVRQLGTSGNGNHFVEFGEIELQPGNTLGLPAKKYTALLTHSGSRGLGSAIAKYYTQIAMDTCKLPRQAQQLAWLDLDSEAGQEYWLTMNLAGDYAKACHERIHANLLKALGLKALHVVENHHNFAWKDQLADGRDVIIHRKGATPAHAGELGIIPGSMTTPAYLVTGKGNADALFSASHGAGRIMSRQKAKDSMTVSGMKKLLSNAGVTLIGGTVEENPLAYKDIETVIAAQHDLVDIQGKFYPRIVRMNKE; translated from the coding sequence ATGGGCAATTTAAGAACAAAAGATCTGGACAAGATTGGCTATCATAATGACCAGCTGCGAAGCCTGGTGATCAACATAGCCTCCAAGAACTTTAAACACTACAGTAACGAGCAGTTGCTGGATCTGCTGGTGCAGATCAAAAACGACCCGGAAGCATTTCTGGATAATGAGTTAACGGCCAGGATAGCCGAGAAGATCATGGGCAAAGTGGATAAGCCATCCTTCACCGCCTACGAATTGAGGAAAGAACCGGTGTACTGTAAGACCTACGGCGGCAAAGGGATCGAAGCGGCCACTAAACAACAAATGGAACTGGCCAACCTACTGCCGGTAAGTGTACAAGGGGCATTAATGCCCGATGCACACATGGGCTTCGGGCTACCGATCGGTGGCGTATTGGCCACACTCAATGCCGTGATCCCTTACGCGGTAGGGATGGATATCGGCTGCCGCATGGCGCTGTCGATCATTGACGAGGGCAGTGCATATTTGGAACGATATCAGTACCAGATCAAGCAGGCATTGAAAGATCATACGCACTTCGGCATGGAGGGTGGTCTTTCTGTAAGGCAGGAACACGAGGTATTGGACAGCCCGGTATTTAGCCAAATACCATTCCTAAAGCCGCTGCGTGGAAAAGCGGTAAGGCAGTTAGGAACGTCGGGCAACGGGAATCATTTTGTCGAGTTCGGCGAGATAGAGCTGCAGCCTGGTAACACGTTGGGGTTACCTGCTAAAAAATATACTGCTCTATTAACGCACTCAGGCAGCAGGGGTTTAGGCTCGGCCATTGCCAAATATTATACACAAATAGCGATGGATACCTGTAAACTGCCGCGCCAGGCGCAGCAACTGGCCTGGCTTGATCTTGACAGCGAGGCCGGACAGGAATACTGGCTCACCATGAACCTGGCAGGTGATTACGCCAAGGCCTGTCATGAACGTATACATGCCAATCTGCTAAAGGCACTGGGCTTAAAAGCGTTGCACGTGGTGGAGAACCATCACAATTTTGCCTGGAAGGATCAACTGGCCGACGGCCGCGACGTGATCATTCATCGCAAGGGGGCAACACCCGCCCATGCGGGCGAGTTGGGTATCATTCCGGGTAGTATGACCACGCCTGCCTATTTGGTAACGGGTAAAGGTAATGCTGATGCTTTGTTCTCCGCATCACATGGCGCCGGCCGCATTATGAGCCGTCAAAAGGCCAAGGACAGCATGACCGTGTCAGGAATGAAGAAGCTGCTCAGCAATGCGGGCGTAACGCTCATTGGTGGCACTGTAGAAGAGAACCCATTGGCTTATAAGGACATTGAGACCGTGATAGCCGCTCAGCATGACCTTGTAGATATACAAGGCAAATTTTATCCACGTATCGTTAGAATGAACAAGGAATGA
- a CDS encoding M1 aminopeptidase family protein, producing the protein MLLYRGFNIGLLRNDTGQVLKYGGFYDDKFSGEATAYLPYTQNDTLALPAKLRVTYTGAFPIYTDTLNSFDFKGLIAFNGKTVRAAEQSKWYPVIYDVKNDRELLEVTYDIEVTCKDCQTIYINGSAPQAGPSGKFHSTIPRQLLLFAGNYVVQALPNSTFLNADLSADEAAVFNENIGSIINFYRFYLQVPYGEKITFMQHRSVEPFGPKRSWGFVTFPTIAVAGKPFKSEIDTQKRLFKNIYSYYFYSHELGHYYYGQSAPANSTLKWFFLESMAEFLSIKAAENKYGKEATQKYIAERKPLMKDWKVKPLSQISSPNQIGDGYRYTYAPMILLAMEKNFGSKTVQRFCRNILQNAGQRTDYPFLVKMVKSAGVNDKDWKAFEATVMEQTECNKIFDHLP; encoded by the coding sequence TTGCTACTTTACCGAGGGTTTAACATTGGCTTACTGCGTAATGATACGGGCCAGGTACTTAAGTACGGTGGCTTTTATGACGACAAATTTTCTGGTGAGGCTACTGCTTATTTGCCATATACCCAAAATGACACCCTTGCCCTGCCCGCAAAGTTGCGCGTGACCTATACCGGCGCCTTCCCGATTTATACCGATACGTTGAACTCGTTCGATTTTAAAGGCCTCATTGCCTTTAACGGCAAAACCGTGCGCGCAGCCGAGCAATCCAAATGGTATCCTGTCATTTATGATGTAAAGAACGATAGAGAATTACTGGAAGTGACCTATGATATTGAGGTGACCTGCAAAGATTGTCAAACCATTTACATCAATGGCTCGGCACCACAAGCAGGCCCCAGTGGCAAATTCCATTCCACCATACCACGGCAACTACTACTATTTGCAGGCAACTATGTGGTACAGGCTCTGCCCAACAGCACCTTTCTCAACGCTGACCTAAGCGCTGATGAAGCCGCCGTATTCAATGAAAATATTGGCTCGATCATCAATTTTTACCGGTTTTATTTGCAAGTACCTTATGGCGAAAAGATCACGTTCATGCAGCACCGATCGGTAGAACCTTTTGGCCCTAAACGTAGCTGGGGCTTTGTGACCTTTCCTACCATCGCGGTGGCAGGAAAACCTTTCAAGTCGGAGATAGATACCCAAAAGCGGTTGTTCAAGAACATTTACAGCTACTATTTTTACTCGCACGAACTCGGTCATTATTATTACGGCCAGTCAGCACCTGCTAACTCTACGCTAAAATGGTTCTTCCTTGAGAGCATGGCCGAGTTCCTATCTATTAAAGCAGCCGAGAATAAATACGGCAAGGAGGCTACTCAAAAATATATTGCCGAGCGCAAGCCTTTAATGAAGGACTGGAAGGTGAAGCCACTATCACAGATCAGCTCGCCTAACCAAATAGGAGACGGATACCGATATACTTATGCGCCTATGATCTTATTGGCAATGGAGAAAAACTTTGGCTCCAAAACGGTGCAGCGATTTTGCAGGAACATCTTGCAGAACGCCGGGCAAAGAACAGATTATCCCTTTCTGGTCAAAATGGTAAAAAGCGCTGGAGTGAACGATAAGGATTGGAAAGCCTTTGAAGCAACGGTAATGGAACAGACCGAATGTAACAAGATCTTTGACCATCTTCCCTGA